Proteins from a genomic interval of Polyodon spathula isolate WHYD16114869_AA chromosome 1, ASM1765450v1, whole genome shotgun sequence:
- the LOC121322831 gene encoding serine/threonine-protein kinase RIO2-like — MGKLNVVVLRYLSREDFRVLTAVEMGMKNHEIVPTSLIASIASLKHGGCNKILRELVKHRLLVYERSKMVQGYRLSYGGYDYLALKTMSSRDTLNSVGNQMGVGKESDIYIVANAKQEQFALKLQRLGRTSFPNLKNKRDYHQHRHKMSWLYLSRLAAMKEFAYMKLTNKGGSLPVFILQFQVAPVACLSSMPMMGAMNLLPLSLMNHFSLQLRIFCVGNWNRLSPEIAAMFYFCIYFFSCQVHQVEDPGALYSELMDLIVKLANHGLIHGDFNEFNVMVDDEDHATIIDFPQMVSTSHLNAEWYFDRDVKCIRDDFLRRFGYESELYPTFKDVRWIMPVGCGTGITEDLSPLQGQVDLTEFKQAVLELEGSRAEGSDQPRTEQGPGSATATEEGDGRELEDECPDLVDLSAANKEFRAFRDEESMLHVNGHRWRTSSMTSVGSTASCSTIPPELVKQKVKRQLTKQQKSAQRRRLQKGEASLVTKVRRDNLQDIKCSVEAASFWG; from the exons ATGGGGAAATTAAACGTGGTTGTGCTGAGGTACCTCTCGAGGGAAGACTTCCGTGTCCTCACTGCT GTTGAGATGGGAATGAAGAATCATGAAATCGTACCGACTAGTCTGATCGCCTCAATTGCAAGTCTCAAACACGGAGGATGTAATAAAATCTTGAGAGAGCTGGTCAAACATAGACTGCTGGTCTATGAGCGCTCAAAAA tggTGCAGGGCTACCGTTTGAGTTATGGGGGGTATGATTATTTAGCCCTGAAAACCATGTCGTCCCGAGACACACTCAACTCAGTTGGGAATCAGATGGGAGTGGGCAAAGAGTCAG ATATCTACATTGTAGCAAATGCAAAACAGGAGCAGTTTGCATTGAAACTTCAAAGACTGGGGCGAACCTCGTTTCCGAACCTGAAGAACAAGCGGGATTACCACCAGCACCGGCACAAGATGTCTTGGCTCTACCTCTCCCGTCTGGCAGCCATGAAGGAATTTGCATACATGAAG TTAACTAATAAGGGAGGGTCACTTCCAGTCTTCATTCTGCAGTTCCAAGTAGCCCCAGTGGCTTGCTTATCAAGCATGCCCATGATGGGAGCCATGAATCTACTACCACTCAGTCTCATGAACCATTTCAGCTTGCAACTTCGTATTTTCTGTGTTGGAAACTGGAATCGCCTATCACCTGAAATAGCTGCCATGTTTTacttttgcatatattttttcaGTTGCCAGGTACACCAGGTGGAAGATCCAGGTGCTTTATACAGTGAATTGATGGACCTGATTGTGAAATTGGCGAATCACGGCTTGATTCATGGGGATTTCAACGAGTTTAATGTGATGGTGGACGATGAAGACCACGCCACGATCATTGATTTTCCGCAAATGGTGTCAACTTCCCATCTGAATGCTGAAT GGTATTTCGACAGAGATGTCAAATGCATTAGAGACGACTTCCTGAGGCGATTTGGTTATGAAAGTGAGCTGTATCCCACCTTTAAAGATGTTCG CTGGATCATGCCAGTTGGGTGTGGGACTGGCATTACTGAAGACCTGAGCCCCTTACAAGGCCAGGTGGACCTGACTGAGTTCAAACAGGCCGTACTGGAGCTGGAAGGATCGAGGGCAGAGGGGAGTGATCAGCCCCGTACAGAACAGGGGCCTGGGAGTGCCACAGCGACAGAGGAGGGTGACGGGCGGGAGCTCGAAGATGAGTGTCCTGATTTAGTGGACCTTTCTGCAGCCAACAAAGAGTTCAGGGCTTTCAG AGACGAGGAGAGCATGCTGCATGTCAACGGACACAGATGGAGAACCAGCAGCATGACGTCAGTTGGCAGCACAGCAAGCTGTTCCACGATCCCGCCG GAATTGGtgaaacagaaggtgaaaaggcAGCTGACGAAGCAACAGAAGTCAGCCCAAAGAAGGCGCTTGCAGAAGGGCGAGGCCAGTCTGGTTACCAAAGTGAGGCGGGACAACCTCCAGGATATTAAATGTAGTGTGGAGGCAGCTTCTTTCTGGGGCTGA